Proteins co-encoded in one Camelus bactrianus isolate YW-2024 breed Bactrian camel chromosome 6, ASM4877302v1, whole genome shotgun sequence genomic window:
- the OR5AU1 gene encoding olfactory receptor 5AU1 — MGEANLSRGIEFELLGFTSDPQLQMLLFVVFLAMYIITLLGNLIMFLLIHESATLHTPMYSLLKSLSFLDFCYSSTVVPQALVNFLAERKVISYPGCMAQMFFYAGFATSECYLIAAMAYDRYAAVCNPLLYPITMSPEVCASLIVGSYSAGFLNSLIHTSCIFSLKFCGAHVVTHFFCDGPPILSLSCVDTSLCEILLFIFAGFNLLSCTLTILVSYLLILITILRMDSAQGRFKAFSTCASHFTAVCLFYGTTLFMYLRPRSSYSLTQDRTVAVIYTVVIPMLNPLIYSLRNKDVKEALRKVWGRKIME; from the coding sequence ATGGGAGAGGCAAACCTGAGCCGAGGGATTGAGTTTGAGCTCCTGGGCTTCACCAGTGACCCCCAGCTCCAGATGCTGCTCTTCGTGGTGTTCCTGGCCATGTACATCATCACGCTGCTGGGGAATCTGATCATGTTCCTTCTGATTCACGAGAGTGCCACCCTGCACACACCCATGTACTCCCTTCTGAAGAGCCTCTCCTTCTTGGATTTCTGCTACTCCTCCACGGTTGTCCCCCAGGCCCTGGTGAACTTCTTGGCCGAGAGGAAGGTGATCTCCTATCCTGGCTGCATGGCTCAGATGTTTTTCTATGCGGGTTTTGCCACCAGCGAGTGCTATCTCATTGCCGCCATGGCCTACGACCGCTATGCTGCTGTTTGTAACCCCCTGCTCTACCCCATCACCATGTCTCCTGAGGTCTGTGCCTCTCTGATTGTGGGCTCCTACAGTGCAGGATTTCTCAATTCTCTAATCCACACAAGCTGTATCTTTAGTCTGAAATTCTGTGGCGCCCATGTGGTCACTCATTTCTTCTGTGATGGACCACCCATCCTGTCTCTGTCTTGTGTGGACACCTCGCTGTGTGAAATCCTGCTCTTCATTTTTGCTGGTTTCAACCttttgagctgtaccctcaccatCTTGGTCTCCTATCTCTTAATTCTCATCACCATCTTGAGAATGGACTCAGCCCAGGGCAGATTCAAGGCCTTCTCTACCTGTGCTTCCCACTTCACTGCTGTGTGCCTCTTCTATGGCACAactcttttcatgtacctgcgCCCCAGGTCCAGCTACTCCCTGACCCAGGACCGCACAGTTGCTGTGATCTACACAGTAGTGATCCCAATGCTGAACCCCCTTATCTATTCTTTGAGAAACAAAGATGTGAAAGAAGCTTTAAGAAAGGTTTGGGGCAGAAAAATAATGGAATGA